The Chromatiaceae bacterium genome has a window encoding:
- a CDS encoding DUF3300 domain-containing protein: MSLLSRLLIALLVVAAWGFGLPSRAAEPSKDPIPMAQIEQLVAPIALYPDALLTQILMASTYPLDLVLANRWQEDHPDLKGEDLDKAVRGEPWDESVKVLVQFPSILGFMSDNLDWTQDLGDAVLAQMQDLVDAIQKLRREAELAGNLKSNDQQRVEKAGETIVIQPASAETVYVPTYDPARVYGQTTPPATQYYPAVYTDAAYGYAATQPVTTSVVTTDSSYNAGLIGFGAGALVGGLLTAAILWDDHDDHIYWGGPGRWGGGSYWSQPNYWHNNGWRSANNIHINRDIDRNRINTGDININRGISGNEINRWNHNPERRGGVRYRDQATQNRFAEQRRPGGIDRDEARGRLGDGGRAGDRPLKAPDLDRVRAEGAAGGRVVDLQDRQAVGQGRLDGAKDRPAAGEARPKAPGKDKAVSKPKAKPKANAGSADRRPVNQAAKRPAVADSKAQRPSRPEGAAARPQRPEARSAPAASGAFKASKPQVERAASNRGATSRSAAGRGDFGGGARGGGGRSGGGGGGRGGGGGGRGR; the protein is encoded by the coding sequence ATGTCCCTCCTGTCGCGCCTGCTGATAGCCCTGTTGGTGGTTGCCGCCTGGGGTTTCGGCCTCCCCAGCCGTGCCGCGGAGCCGTCGAAAGATCCGATCCCCATGGCCCAGATCGAGCAACTGGTCGCCCCCATTGCGCTTTATCCCGATGCCTTGCTCACGCAGATCCTGATGGCCTCGACCTATCCCCTGGACCTGGTGCTGGCTAACCGCTGGCAAGAGGATCACCCGGACCTGAAGGGCGAGGACCTTGATAAGGCAGTCCGGGGCGAGCCCTGGGACGAAAGCGTCAAGGTCCTGGTCCAGTTCCCCAGCATACTCGGCTTCATGAGCGACAATCTGGACTGGACCCAGGATCTGGGGGATGCCGTCCTAGCCCAGATGCAGGATCTGGTCGATGCCATCCAGAAGCTGCGCCGGGAGGCGGAGTTGGCGGGCAACCTAAAGAGCAACGACCAGCAGCGGGTCGAGAAGGCGGGGGAGACCATCGTCATCCAGCCCGCCAGCGCGGAGACGGTCTATGTGCCGACTTATGACCCGGCGCGGGTCTATGGTCAGACCACGCCACCGGCTACCCAGTATTACCCGGCCGTCTATACCGACGCGGCCTACGGCTACGCGGCCACCCAGCCCGTCACAACCAGTGTCGTGACCACCGATAGCTCCTACAACGCGGGGCTGATCGGCTTCGGCGCGGGGGCCTTGGTAGGCGGGCTCCTGACCGCCGCCATCCTATGGGATGATCACGATGATCACATCTACTGGGGCGGGCCGGGCCGCTGGGGCGGCGGCTCCTATTGGAGCCAGCCGAACTATTGGCATAACAACGGCTGGCGCAGTGCCAACAACATCCATATCAATCGCGACATCGATCGTAATCGCATCAATACCGGCGATATCAATATCAACCGGGGGATCTCCGGGAACGAGATCAATCGCTGGAACCATAACCCCGAGCGGCGCGGCGGGGTGCGCTACCGGGATCAGGCTACCCAGAACCGCTTTGCTGAACAGCGCCGGCCGGGTGGCATTGACCGGGATGAGGCGCGCGGCCGGCTGGGCGATGGGGGCCGGGCCGGGGACAGGCCCCTCAAGGCCCCGGATCTGGACCGGGTGCGCGCGGAGGGGGCGGCGGGCGGCAGAGTGGTCGATCTTCAGGACCGGCAGGCGGTTGGTCAGGGCCGGCTGGATGGCGCCAAGGATCGGCCAGCCGCGGGCGAGGCCCGTCCCAAGGCGCCGGGCAAGGATAAGGCGGTGTCCAAACCCAAGGCCAAACCCAAGGCCAATGCCGGCTCGGCCGACCGGCGTCCGGTGAATCAAGCGGCCAAGCGGCCGGCGGTGGCGGATAGCAAGGCCCAGCGTCCCTCCAGGCCCGAGGGGGCCGCCGCCAGGCCGCAGCGCCCGGAGGCGCGATCGGCTCCGGCGGCGAGTGGGGCCTTCAAGGCCAGCAAACCCCAGGTGGAGCGGGCAGCCAGTAATCGGGGCGCGACGAGTCGATCAGCGGCGGGGCGCGGCGATTTCGGGGGCGGGGCACGAGGTGGCGGTGGCCGGTCGGGTGGTGGCGGAGGCGGTCGGGGTGGTGGCGGAGGCGGTCGGGGACGTTGA
- a CDS encoding class I SAM-dependent DNA methyltransferase, with protein sequence MTPDDFIRKWQGVMLTERASSQEHFIDLCRLLGEPTPTAADPHGVWYAFEKGARKAGGGDGWADVWRRGCFGWEYKGPGKDLAAAFRQLQLYTPALEYPPLLIVSDIQTIVIHTAFTGLVPVEHRLTLEDLRDPAKRVLLKWAFSEPERLRPGQTTAALTEAAAVSFGGLAQVLRARGHDPWAVGHFCIRVLFCLFAEDIELLPRQMFTRLLDAGLKDPASLSGMLEDLFGAMASGGRIGFEPVEWFNGGLFDSRDALPLELADIKMLRALAGLDWSAIEPSIFGTLFERGLDPDKRSQLGAHYTDRGAIMRLVDPVVLDPLRDEWTARKTEIAALLAKATGAKSASARTKNQNDAHGLLQGFLARLAHFRILDPACGSGNFLLLALLGLKDLEHRVILEAETLGLSRAFPLVGPECVLGIELNPYAAELARVTVWIGEIQWMLSHGFSLSKKPILKPLHTIEQRDAVVNPDGTEPEWPAADVIVGNPPFLGGSKKRGALGDAYFEALDRLYAERVPAGADLVTYWFEKSRAQIVAGKAGAAGLVATNSIRGGANRTVLERIQRTETRTKQGESHDNDHVRYTTPGGQAQGGGFSAGTGGGRNSGHRRGPGGTGHKDLSGPHPGKNTGADSHRPDPAEMDDGLAAGGGDVTRSERLLLDAPLCIFNAWSDEPWINEGAAVRVSLVAFGPEHDRQAGIRLDGMRVANVHADLTASPLGTESQVTNLTVAVPLRENAGASLRGTTKNGPFDIPGDLARSWLTRPNPHGRPNADVLKPWCNGMDVTRRHSDTWIIDFGVSMPIEDASLYELPFAQVLTMVKPMRASNRRAAYRENWWIFGESRPGFRVAVKPLDRYIATAMVAKHRMFVWLPTTVIPDQQVITIVRADDTTFGILHSRFHKLWSLGLCTWLGKGNDPRYTPTTTFETFPFPRGLTPVDTTGPTEALDSGVILPPVAPEHRPVALAIAEAAHHLNTLRANWLNPPEWVDRVPEIVSGYPDRLIPKPAHAAELKKRTLTNLYNARPAWLDMAHQALDVAVAAAYGWEDFTPAMPEDEILRRLLALNLARSSGQ encoded by the coding sequence ATGACCCCCGACGATTTCATTCGCAAGTGGCAGGGCGTTATGCTGACGGAGCGGGCGTCGTCCCAAGAGCATTTCATTGACCTGTGCCGCCTGCTGGGCGAACCAACCCCGACCGCGGCCGATCCTCACGGTGTCTGGTACGCCTTCGAGAAAGGCGCGCGCAAGGCGGGGGGTGGCGACGGCTGGGCCGATGTCTGGCGGCGCGGCTGCTTTGGCTGGGAGTACAAGGGACCTGGCAAGGACCTGGCGGCGGCCTTCCGGCAGTTGCAACTTTACACCCCGGCCCTGGAGTACCCGCCGCTCCTGATCGTCTCCGATATCCAGACGATCGTCATCCATACCGCCTTTACCGGCCTGGTGCCGGTGGAGCATCGGCTGACCCTGGAGGACCTGCGCGATCCCGCCAAGCGGGTGCTGCTGAAGTGGGCCTTCAGCGAGCCCGAGCGCCTGCGGCCGGGCCAGACCACGGCGGCCCTCACCGAGGCGGCGGCCGTCAGCTTCGGCGGCCTCGCCCAGGTGCTGCGTGCCCGTGGACACGACCCTTGGGCGGTTGGTCACTTCTGCATTCGCGTCCTGTTCTGCCTGTTCGCCGAGGACATCGAGCTTCTGCCCCGGCAGATGTTCACCCGGCTGCTTGATGCTGGGCTGAAGGACCCGGCGAGCCTGTCCGGAATGCTGGAGGACCTGTTCGGGGCCATGGCCAGCGGCGGCCGGATCGGCTTCGAGCCGGTGGAGTGGTTCAACGGCGGACTCTTCGACTCGCGCGATGCCCTACCTCTGGAATTGGCCGACATCAAGATGCTACGCGCCCTGGCCGGACTCGACTGGTCGGCAATCGAGCCGAGCATCTTCGGCACCCTGTTCGAGCGCGGTCTCGATCCGGACAAGCGCAGCCAGTTGGGCGCCCACTACACCGACCGCGGCGCGATCATGCGGCTGGTTGACCCGGTAGTCCTCGACCCCTTGCGGGACGAGTGGACCGCGAGAAAGACGGAGATCGCGGCCCTGCTGGCGAAGGCAACCGGCGCCAAGTCAGCCTCCGCGCGCACCAAGAACCAGAACGATGCCCATGGGCTCCTACAAGGCTTCCTCGCGCGGCTCGCCCATTTCCGGATCCTGGATCCAGCTTGTGGGTCCGGCAACTTCCTGCTGCTGGCCCTGCTGGGGCTCAAGGACCTGGAACATCGGGTCATCCTGGAGGCCGAGACCCTGGGGCTGTCCCGGGCCTTTCCGCTGGTTGGCCCGGAGTGCGTGCTCGGGATCGAACTCAACCCCTACGCCGCCGAACTTGCCCGCGTGACCGTCTGGATCGGCGAGATCCAGTGGATGCTGTCGCATGGCTTCTCACTGTCAAAGAAGCCGATCCTCAAACCGCTGCATACCATTGAGCAGCGGGACGCCGTAGTGAACCCAGACGGGACGGAACCGGAGTGGCCGGCGGCGGATGTGATTGTCGGCAACCCCCCGTTTCTGGGTGGGAGCAAGAAACGTGGCGCCCTTGGCGATGCCTATTTCGAGGCGCTCGACCGGCTCTATGCCGAGCGTGTGCCGGCCGGGGCCGACCTGGTAACCTATTGGTTTGAGAAATCGCGCGCCCAGATTGTCGCGGGCAAGGCGGGGGCGGCCGGCCTGGTCGCCACGAACTCGATCCGGGGTGGGGCGAACCGCACCGTGCTGGAACGCATCCAGCGCACTGAAACCCGAACCAAGCAGGGAGAATCGCATGACAACGATCACGTTCGATACACTACACCTGGTGGACAAGCTCAAGGCGGCGGGTTTTCCGCCGGAACAGGCGGAGGCCGTAATTCGGGCCATCGGCGAGGCCCAGGAGGAACTGGTCACAAAGACCTATCTGGACCACACCCTGGAAAAAACACTGGCGCCGATTCGCACCGACCTGACCCTGCTGAAATGGATGATGGGCTTGCTGCTGGCGGGGGTGATGTCACTCGTTCTGAAAGGCTTCTTCTAGACGCGCCCCTGTGCATCTTCAACGCCTGGTCCGACGAGCCCTGGATCAACGAGGGCGCGGCGGTACGGGTGTCGCTGGTGGCCTTCGGGCCGGAGCATGACAGGCAGGCGGGAATCAGGCTAGATGGTATGAGGGTGGCCAATGTCCACGCCGACCTGACGGCCTCACCACTGGGTACCGAGAGCCAGGTGACAAACCTGACGGTGGCTGTTCCTCTCCGAGAAAATGCGGGAGCCAGTCTGAGGGGGACGACAAAAAATGGTCCTTTTGACATCCCCGGTGACCTTGCGCGCTCCTGGCTGACACGACCCAACCCCCACGGGCGTCCCAACGCCGATGTGTTGAAGCCTTGGTGCAACGGCATGGATGTTACCCGGCGCCATTCGGATACCTGGATCATCGACTTCGGTGTGTCCATGCCCATAGAAGATGCGTCACTCTATGAGCTTCCATTCGCACAGGTCCTGACGATGGTCAAGCCTATGAGGGCCAGTAACAGACGTGCTGCCTACCGCGAAAACTGGTGGATTTTCGGCGAGAGCCGCCCCGGTTTCCGAGTCGCTGTCAAGCCACTGGATCGCTATATCGCCACGGCAATGGTTGCCAAACACCGGATGTTCGTCTGGTTGCCAACTACCGTCATACCAGACCAGCAGGTCATCACGATCGTCCGCGCTGATGACACCACCTTTGGCATCCTGCACTCACGGTTTCATAAATTGTGGTCCTTAGGGCTATGCACCTGGTTGGGCAAAGGCAACGACCCACGCTACACCCCAACCACCACCTTCGAGACCTTCCCCTTCCCCCGGGGCCTGACCCCCGTCGACACCACCGGCCCCACCGAGGCCCTCGACTCCGGCGTCATCCTCCCGCCCGTCGCCCCCGAGCACCGCCCGGTCGCCCTGGCCATCGCCGAGGCCGCCCACCACCTCAACACCCTGCGCGCAAACTGGCTCAATCCCCCGGAGTGGGTGGATCGCGTCCCCGAGATCGTCTCCGGCTACCCGGACCGGCTTATCCCCAAGCCCGCGCACGCGGCCGAGTTGAAAAAGCGCACCCTCACCAACCTCTACAACGCCCGGCCAGCCTGGCTCGACATGGCGCATCAGGCGCTTGATGTGGCGGTCGCCGCCGCCTACGGTTGGGAGGACTTCACGCCTGCCATGCCTGAGGACGAGATCCTGCGGCGCCTGCTGGCCCTCAACTTGGCGCGCTCCAGCGGGCAATGA